A stretch of DNA from Trueperaceae bacterium:
CGGCGTCGAGGTCCTGCGGCTCGAGCTGGAGGTGGTGGCTCTCGGCCAGGGAGAGCGTCCTCAGGTCCTGGACGAGCCGCGTGAGCAGCGCGACGTGGTTCTGCAGGACGGCCAGCTCCTCCTTGGAGGCCGGTACTATGCCGTCGCCCATGGCCTCCAGCCGGAGCTGCATGGCCGCGAGGGGGTTGCGCAGCTCGTGGGCGGTGTCGGCCAGCATGGCCTGGCGGCCGCCCTCGTAGCGCTCCAGGGCCTCGGCCAGGCTGTTGAAGTCCGTCGCCAGTTCCCGCGCCTCCTCCGGCCACCTGCCGGACGGCTCCGCGATCCTCACGCTCCAGTCGCCGGTGGCGAGCTTCTTGACGGTGCCGGACACGGCCTCGATGGGCCTCACGAGGCTGCGCGACAGCCAGAGCGCCAGGAGCCCGGCCACTCCGACGGCCAAGAGCAGCCCGACCACGACGGCCTCGTTGCGCGCTCGCCGCTGCTGGGCGAGGAAGTCGAAGAGCCGACGGCTCTCCTCCTGGAAGAAGTTGGGGTCGTCGGGACCCGCGGGCTCGCCGTACGCGGGGGGCGGGTGCGGCGGGCCCATCTCCTTCTGGACCCTGCCCTTGAAGTCGTCGGGCAAGCTCGCGAGCGTGCGCCAGTCGGCCACGCGCTGCGCGAGCGGGACGATGGCGATGGCCAGGGCGACGACGACGAGCATGGCCAGCGCCGTCCGCCAGACGAGCCTGTTCATCCGCCGTCGGCCCCCAGGCTGTAACCGACCCCGCGGACGGTCCGGATCGGCTCGCCAGCGCCGGCCTCGCGGAGCTTCCTGCGCAAGTGCGTGAGGTGGATGTCGACGGCGCGTTCGAGCGCGTCGCTCTCCGGCATGGCGTTCTCGATGAGTTCGGCGCGCGAGATCACCCTGTCCGGGGTGGCGGCCAGGTGCTCGAGGAGGCGGTACTCGGTCGGCGTCAGGTCCACAGCGGCGCCGGCCACGCTCACGCGATGCGAGTAGGAGTCGATCTCGAGCGTCCCGACGTGGATCGCCGACCGGCCCTCCGTCGAGTAGGCACGTCGCATGAGCGCCGCCACCCGGCTGAGGAGGCGCCTGGCGCTGACGGGCTTCACGAGGTAGTCGTCGCCGCCGAGGTGCAGGCCGGCGATCTCGTCGGCCTCCTCCGCCCTGGCGGTGAGGATCAGCACGGGGGTCGTGGCCTTCTCCCGGATGCGCCGCAACACCTCTAGGCCGTCGAGCAGGGGCAGCCCGAGGTCGAGGATGAGGAGGTCGGGCCGCCACCGGTCGTGGTAGTCGAGGGCGCGCAGGCCGTCGCGGGCCTTCTCCGTGCTGCAACCCGCCTGACGCAGGTACAGCTCGATGATGTCGGCGAGGCTCTCCTCGTCCTCGACGATCAGCACGCGCCGTCCTGCGAGCGCCTTGGTGTCTGCCAGAGCTTGTGACATCGTGCGTGAAGCATAGCGTCACCATGTTCAGGTTCCGTTTCGCCCCGGGCCACGTTCTCGCGGCGAAGGGCCTCAAACGCAACCGAAACAGTCGTTGCCTAGCCTTCGGGCATGAGAGCAGACCAGACAGAGAGGCTGGGCGCGGCGGTGGACGCCTTCCCGAGGATCGGTCTCCACGAGCTGCGCGGAGCCAGCCTGATGAGCCGCGTCGACCAGAAGTTCGTCGTCCATCTGGCGGACCTGATAGCCGTCCTCGAGGGCGCGCGCGGCGCGTACCGCGCCGTCTCCCTCGAGGGCGAGGTATGGCAGCCCTACTCGACGCGCTACTTCGACACGCCCGGCTTCGGGCTCCTGCGCGCCCATCACCGTGGCAGGACGCCGCGAGCGAAGGTCCGTAGCCGCGTCTACCTCAGCAGCGGCCTCTCGTTCCTCGAGGTCAAGAACCGCCTCAACGACGGCCGCACGGTCAAGCGCCGCGTCCAGACGAGCGATCCCTCGCGGGCGCCGGCCGCGGACGAGCTCTCCGGGCTCCTGCTCGCCGACCTCGCCCTGGACGCCGCCCCGAGCGACCTGCTCGGCGACACGGCCGGCGGCGCGCTCGGCGACCGGCCCTTGGAGACCAAGCTCCTCAACGGCTACAGGCGCCTCACCCTGGTGCACCAGGCGCGCCCGGAGCGCGTGACGATCGACACCGACCTCACGTTCGCCTCAGGCGCAGCGAGCCTCGCGCTGGTGGGCACGGCGATCATCGAGGTCAAGCAGGCGCGGCTGGACAACCGGTCGGAGTTCCTCCGGGCCGTGCGCGCCCAACGGGTGCGGCCGCGGGGCTTCAGCAAGTACTGCGTCTTCGCGAGCCTGCTCGACCCGTCGCTGCCACGGAACCGTCTGCTGCCGACCATCCGGGCCGTGACGCCCTGGGTAGTGGAGGCCTGAGCCGTGGTGTCCCCTGACCTGACGAACTTCGTCCTCGGCGCGCTCCTCAACCTCGCGTTCGCGATCCTGATCGCGCGCTTCGTCTACTACCCCGGCCGCGGCAACCGGGAGTACGTCTTCGCCTTCCTCGGCTCCAACGTCACCGTCTACTTCGTGATGAGCCTCCTGACGCGCCTCGAGATCGGGGTCGGCGTCGGTTTCGGCCTCTTCGCGCTCTTCTCCATCCTGCGCTACCGGACGGACGAGCTCCCGATCCGCGAGATGACCTACCTCTTCGTCCTCATGGCGCTCCCGGTGTTCAACTCGGTCCTGGCCACGCAGGGGGCGTACTGGCAGCTCGGGCTGTCGAACGGCTTCCTGGTGGCGGTCCTCTTCGTGCTCGAGAAGGAGTGGGGCTTCCGGTTCGCCGAGACCCACACCGTCCGGTACGACAACGCGGCCCTCTGCTCGCCCCTGAGGCGCCAGGACCTCCTCGACGACCTCCGGGCGCGCACGGGCCTCCCCGTCCACGGCGTGACCGTCAAGCAGGTCGACCTGCTGCACGACTCCGCCCTCCTACAAGTCCACTACTACGCTCCCCAGGCTCACGCTCCGGGGAACGACCTCGCCCGGCACGGCCGGGGACAAGGAGACGACCACCATGCGTAAGCGCGCCATCTCGCTTCTCATCGCCGTAGCCTTCACGCTCCTCATAGGCCCCTGGGGCGCCGCGTTCGCCCAGGAACAGGCCCAGACGGGCGACCCGACGACGGGTCAGCCGCCCCAGGGCTGGCCGCCGGCGGGCGGAGCGCCGGCGGACTTCCCGAACGGCTTCCCCGGCGGCTTCCCGGAGGATCTCCCCGATGGCTTCCCACCCGACTTCCCTGCCGACTTCCCGGCCGACTTCCCTGGCGGGATGCCGCCCTTCGGCGACGCGCAGGCCCAGGGCCAGTTCGGCGGGCCCCGGGGCGGCATGCCGGGCGGTCGGGGCGGCGGCGGCTTCGGACCCGACCAGCAGGAGTACGAGCTCGTCGACGAGTTCGACGAGGACGGTGACGGCGTTCTCGACGCCACGGAGCGCGCGGCCGCCCTCGCCTCGATCGGGAGGACCGTGCGCACGAACGTGGCGGGCACCCCGGGTCCGTCGCTCACGGCCGACGACGTGACGACGTACCCAGAGACGGACGCCCTCTACGACCCCACGGCGATCCGCACGATCTTCGTCGAACTAGACGAGGAGAACTGGGAGGCGGAGCTCGAGGCCTTCTACAACACGGACGTGCACCTGATCGGAACGGTGCAGGTCGACGGCGTCACCTACGCGGACGTCGGGGTGCGGTTCCGCGGGAACTCGTCCTTCAGCATGGTGGCGGCCGGCCTGAAGCGACCCCTACGCCTCAAGCTGGACCTGCTCGTCGACGGCCAGGACCTGCTCGGTTACCGCTCCCTCAACCTCATCAACGGAGCCAACGACCCCAGCTCGCTCCGCACCGTCGTCTACTCCATGATCGCGCAGGACTACATCGCGGTCCCCAAGGTCGGGCTCGTGCGGCTGGTCGTCAACGGCGAGAGCTGGGGCATCTATCAGGACCAGCAGCACTACAACAAGGACTTCCTCGCCGACTACTTCGACGACACGGGCGGCGTGCGCTGGAAGGTGTCCGGCAGCCCGAACGGGCAGGGCGGCATGCTCTACCTCGGCGACGACCCCGACACGTACCGCTCCATCTACGAGATCGACAACAAGGACACGGACGCGAGCTGGGCGGCCCTGATCGACCTGTTCCGCACGCTCAACGATACGCCGACGGAGGACCTCGTCGCGGCGCTCGATCCCATCCTCGACATCGACGGCGTCCTACGCTTCTTCGCCCTCGAGGTCGCGCTCTCGAACTCCGACGCTTTCTACAGCCGGGCGAGCGACTACTACATCTACCTGGACGAGAGCGGCAAGTTCCACGTCATGCCGCACGACTTCAACGAGGCGCTAGGGGCCGGGGAGCGCGGGCCGGGCGGCCGAGGCGGCTCTGGCTCCGCGACGACGATCGACCCGCTCGTCAACGCGAACGACGCGACCAAGCCTCTGCGCACGCGCCTGCTCGAGGTGCCCGAGCTCCGCGAGCGCTACCTGGCGTACGTCCGCGATATCGCGGAGAAGTGGCTCGACTGGGACACGCTCGGCCCGATCGTGACCGAGCTGCACGAGAGCATCGACGCCGACTTCGCCACCGACACGCGCGCGCTGTTCACCTACGAGCAGTTCCAGGCCTCCGTCGAGGGCCTGAAGAACTACGTCGAGGCCAGGCAGGCGTACCTGCTGTCCGTTCTGCCGGAGTAGCCCCCTCATGTCCTAGACTGCATCTCGACTATCAGGCAGTCCGCTAGCCGGCCGAAGTCGTGGCCGGCTAGCCCATTGGAGGCATAGGGCATGAGCGAGGAGAACGGACCGCAGGCCGCGACCGCGGCGGTGTGGGGCGGCGAGGAAGGCGTGCGCATCGCCGGTGCCACGCAGGTCCCGGTGGTGCATAGCGTCGCGTTCGGTTACGACGACCTCGACCATTGGCGCGACGTGGCGCTCGGCAGGGCCGATGGCCACATCTACAGCCGCAACACGAACCCTACGGTGCGGGCCTTCGAGGAGAAGATCCGCCTCCTGGAAGGGGCGGAGGCCGCCACGAGCTTCTCCACCGGCATGGCGGCGATCAGCGCCACCCTCTTCGCGCTGCTGGCGCCGGGCGAACGCGTCGTGTCCGTCAAGGACACGTACGGCGGCACCAACCGGCTGTTCCTCGACTACCTGCCGCGCTTCGGCATCGAGGTCGCCCTCTGCGAGACGGACGACCAGGCCGGCATCGTCGCGGCCATCGACGCCGGCTGCAAGCTCGTCTACCTCGAGACCCCCACGAACCCGACGTGCAAGATCCTCGACATCGAGCTGCTGGCGCGCCACGCCAAGGCCCAGGGCGCCACGGTGGTGGTGGACAACACGTTCGCCACGCCCATCAACCAGAGCCCGCTGGCGCTGGGAGCCGACCTCGTCGTCCACAGCGCGACCAAGTACCTGGGCGGCCACGCCGACGCCCTGGGCGGAGCGCTCTGCGGCGCCGCCGGGCTCGTCGCCAAGGTGTTCGCCTACCGCGAGGTCAACGGCGCAGCGTTGCACGCGGACGCCGCCTACCTGCTGCTGCGCGGCATGAAGACGCTCGCGCTGCGCGTGGAGCGCCAGAGCGCCAACGCCATGGCCGTGGCGCGCTTCCTCGACGCGCACCCGCGCGTCGAGCGCGTCTTCTATCCCGGCCTGCCGAGCCACCCCAACCATGCGGTCGCCGCGCGCCAGATGCGCGCCTTCGGCGGCATGCTGTCCTTCCAGCTCGTGGGCGGCTTCGAGGCCGTCAAGGCCTTCCTGCCGCGGCTCCGGTTCGCGCACCGCGCCGCCAACCTCGGCGCCGTCGAGACCACCGTCGCCCCGCCGCGGACGGGCAGCCACGTGGAGCTGACGGAGCAGGAGCGCGCCGCCATGGGCATCCCGGAGGCGCTCGTCAGGTACTCGGCCGGCATCGAGGACGTGCGCGACCTCATCGCCGACCTCGAGCAGGCGCTCGCGGCCGCGAGCTGACGGACCGGCGCGGCGCGAGGCCCATGGCGGCGCGCCGCCATCGCCGCGACCGGGCGCGCCGCGCTGCTTGACACGCCCCCGGCCGGGCCTATACTTTCAAGGGATGCAGTCTAGCGGTTCGGCCACGCTCAACCTGTCTTCACTCTTGCAGCACTCGCCGGGCGCACCGCTCGACGTCGGCGGCGAAGGGCTCTTCACGCCCGCGCACGAGCTGCTCGAGGCGGACGGGTTGAGGCTCAAAGGACCGCTGAAGTGGCGCCTGACGGTGATCAACGCTGGGGGCGACGACGACTTCGTGCTGGAGGGCTCCGTCGAGGGGACCGTCGTCATGGAGTGCCGCCGCTGCCTGATCGACGTCGACACGCCGGTGAAGACGTCCTTCGTCTACCCCATGGCCTACCGGCCGTCCGACCTGCCGCTCATGCTCGACGAGGACGGTGAGGAGGGCGACGACGAGCTGCTGGTCTTCGGCGACCCGCAAGTCGACTTCAGCGCGTTCCTCACGGAGCTGGTGGCCATCGAGCTGCCCATAACTGCGCTCTGCCGGCCCGACTGCCTCGGCCTGAGCGAGGAAGGCGTCAA
This window harbors:
- a CDS encoding HAMP domain-containing histidine kinase, whose translation is MNRLVWRTALAMLVVVALAIAIVPLAQRVADWRTLASLPDDFKGRVQKEMGPPHPPPAYGEPAGPDDPNFFQEESRRLFDFLAQQRRARNEAVVVGLLLAVGVAGLLALWLSRSLVRPIEAVSGTVKKLATGDWSVRIAEPSGRWPEEARELATDFNSLAEALERYEGGRQAMLADTAHELRNPLAAMQLRLEAMGDGIVPASKEELAVLQNHVALLTRLVQDLRTLSLAESHHLQLEPQDLDAGDLAKDVMAMLRPVAAKHGVELVADVEPATVRADPARLQQVVMNLLDNAIAVSPEGGVVTVRVAREGGTVRLSVSDQGPGIRQDELDVVFERFVQGHRQDTRRGSGLGLAIVKAITTLHGGTVTAASNGVPGEGAVLGVVLPAVAG
- a CDS encoding response regulator transcription factor, with protein sequence MSQALADTKALAGRRVLIVEDEESLADIIELYLRQAGCSTEKARDGLRALDYHDRWRPDLLILDLGLPLLDGLEVLRRIREKATTPVLILTARAEEADEIAGLHLGGDDYLVKPVSARRLLSRVAALMRRAYSTEGRSAIHVGTLEIDSYSHRVSVAGAAVDLTPTEYRLLEHLAATPDRVISRAELIENAMPESDALERAVDIHLTHLRRKLREAGAGEPIRTVRGVGYSLGADGG
- a CDS encoding polyphosphate polymerase domain-containing protein, translating into MRADQTERLGAAVDAFPRIGLHELRGASLMSRVDQKFVVHLADLIAVLEGARGAYRAVSLEGEVWQPYSTRYFDTPGFGLLRAHHRGRTPRAKVRSRVYLSSGLSFLEVKNRLNDGRTVKRRVQTSDPSRAPAADELSGLLLADLALDAAPSDLLGDTAGGALGDRPLETKLLNGYRRLTLVHQARPERVTIDTDLTFASGAASLALVGTAIIEVKQARLDNRSEFLRAVRAQRVRPRGFSKYCVFASLLDPSLPRNRLLPTIRAVTPWVVEA
- a CDS encoding DUF4956 domain-containing protein; translated protein: MSPDLTNFVLGALLNLAFAILIARFVYYPGRGNREYVFAFLGSNVTVYFVMSLLTRLEIGVGVGFGLFALFSILRYRTDELPIREMTYLFVLMALPVFNSVLATQGAYWQLGLSNGFLVAVLFVLEKEWGFRFAETHTVRYDNAALCSPLRRQDLLDDLRARTGLPVHGVTVKQVDLLHDSALLQVHYYAPQAHAPGNDLARHGRGQGDDHHA
- a CDS encoding CotH kinase family protein, whose translation is MRKRAISLLIAVAFTLLIGPWGAAFAQEQAQTGDPTTGQPPQGWPPAGGAPADFPNGFPGGFPEDLPDGFPPDFPADFPADFPGGMPPFGDAQAQGQFGGPRGGMPGGRGGGGFGPDQQEYELVDEFDEDGDGVLDATERAAALASIGRTVRTNVAGTPGPSLTADDVTTYPETDALYDPTAIRTIFVELDEENWEAELEAFYNTDVHLIGTVQVDGVTYADVGVRFRGNSSFSMVAAGLKRPLRLKLDLLVDGQDLLGYRSLNLINGANDPSSLRTVVYSMIAQDYIAVPKVGLVRLVVNGESWGIYQDQQHYNKDFLADYFDDTGGVRWKVSGSPNGQGGMLYLGDDPDTYRSIYEIDNKDTDASWAALIDLFRTLNDTPTEDLVAALDPILDIDGVLRFFALEVALSNSDAFYSRASDYYIYLDESGKFHVMPHDFNEALGAGERGPGGRGGSGSATTIDPLVNANDATKPLRTRLLEVPELRERYLAYVRDIAEKWLDWDTLGPIVTELHESIDADFATDTRALFTYEQFQASVEGLKNYVEARQAYLLSVLPE
- a CDS encoding cystathionine gamma-synthase family protein, with translation MSEENGPQAATAAVWGGEEGVRIAGATQVPVVHSVAFGYDDLDHWRDVALGRADGHIYSRNTNPTVRAFEEKIRLLEGAEAATSFSTGMAAISATLFALLAPGERVVSVKDTYGGTNRLFLDYLPRFGIEVALCETDDQAGIVAAIDAGCKLVYLETPTNPTCKILDIELLARHAKAQGATVVVDNTFATPINQSPLALGADLVVHSATKYLGGHADALGGALCGAAGLVAKVFAYREVNGAALHADAAYLLLRGMKTLALRVERQSANAMAVARFLDAHPRVERVFYPGLPSHPNHAVAARQMRAFGGMLSFQLVGGFEAVKAFLPRLRFAHRAANLGAVETTVAPPRTGSHVELTEQERAAMGIPEALVRYSAGIEDVRDLIADLEQALAAAS
- a CDS encoding YceD family protein translates to MQSSGSATLNLSSLLQHSPGAPLDVGGEGLFTPAHELLEADGLRLKGPLKWRLTVINAGGDDDFVLEGSVEGTVVMECRRCLIDVDTPVKTSFVYPMAYRPSDLPLMLDEDGEEGDDELLVFGDPQVDFSAFLTELVAIELPITALCRPDCLGLSEEGVNLNEHPELAPQPKHVKQVDESPFAALKDIDISA